From Virgibacillus ihumii, the proteins below share one genomic window:
- a CDS encoding carbohydrate ABC transporter permease, which yields MKFNVLLRYVILGLASIIFIFPLYWMITGAFKTEESLYSMPPDWIPTDWYFGNFIAIFEHYPILMWLWNSLLIGIVSVALILILSATAGYALAKIKFPGDTFIFILVIATMMLPHETILVTLYELTSNIGLIDSAWGVILPTVAFPFGVFLVRQFARTIPDELLNAARIDGASELRIFFSVVIPMLRPALGALAIFAFMYTWNNYAWQLVVLSSHDKLTFPLGLTLMANQDPSGATLNYSFLMAGASIAAVPLIIFFLLLQRSFIKGVALGSVKG from the coding sequence ATGAAATTTAATGTGTTGTTACGTTATGTCATTTTGGGTCTGGCATCGATTATTTTTATTTTTCCACTATACTGGATGATAACCGGTGCCTTTAAAACCGAAGAATCTCTTTACTCGATGCCCCCGGATTGGATTCCTACTGACTGGTATTTTGGAAATTTTATCGCGATATTCGAACATTATCCGATTCTGATGTGGTTATGGAACAGTTTGTTGATTGGAATAGTGTCTGTAGCATTGATCTTAATCCTTTCTGCAACTGCTGGATATGCATTGGCTAAAATAAAATTTCCTGGTGATACATTCATTTTTATTTTGGTCATTGCAACGATGATGCTACCGCATGAAACCATTTTAGTTACATTATATGAGTTGACCAGCAACATTGGGTTGATTGACTCTGCATGGGGTGTTATCTTGCCAACGGTTGCTTTTCCATTTGGCGTATTCCTCGTTCGTCAATTTGCTAGAACCATTCCAGATGAGTTGCTGAACGCAGCGCGAATCGATGGGGCAAGTGAATTGCGGATATTCTTTTCCGTCGTGATACCGATGCTTAGACCTGCCCTGGGAGCGTTAGCGATTTTTGCATTTATGTATACGTGGAATAACTATGCCTGGCAGTTGGTTGTGTTAAGCAGCCATGATAAATTAACATTTCCCTTAGGATTGACTTTAATGGCAAATCAGGATCCAAGCGGTGCTACTTTGAATTATTCCTTTTTGATGGCTGGTGCATCGATTGCTGCAGTTCCGTTAATCATCTTTTTTCTGTTACTGCAACGAAGCTTTATTAAAGGTGTAGCACTCGGGTCTGTAAAAGGATAA
- a CDS encoding carbohydrate ABC transporter permease produces MSLFEKTLFKTEFIGLDHFKNLFTDSFFLMALENTIYFAVIIVPISVIVPLVFAAMLRNLHKHSKSFFRLVFYLPVVTTSIVLVFVWIWMYDMNFGIINYFLGLFGIEPINFFGTQFTALLSTSNVVITWMIGQPLILYMAGVDNVPEELYESAKIDGANFLQIFFKITVPMVINTTLLIVVTSTIAVFQIFVVIYLMTHGGPYHGTDTLVFSIYNTAFETGPYFGQAAAESVVLFVLIAIVALIEFRLLKSKLD; encoded by the coding sequence TTGAGCCTGTTTGAAAAGACGCTTTTCAAGACAGAATTTATTGGACTTGACCATTTTAAAAATCTTTTTACTGATTCGTTTTTTCTGATGGCATTGGAGAACACCATTTATTTTGCTGTGATCATCGTGCCTATTTCAGTGATCGTTCCATTGGTCTTTGCTGCAATGCTCCGGAATCTGCACAAGCATTCTAAAAGTTTTTTTCGGCTGGTTTTTTATTTACCGGTCGTTACAACGTCCATAGTATTGGTGTTTGTATGGATATGGATGTACGACATGAACTTCGGTATCATTAATTACTTTTTGGGTCTGTTTGGTATAGAGCCAATCAATTTCTTTGGAACTCAATTTACTGCATTATTGTCCACATCCAATGTAGTGATTACCTGGATGATTGGTCAGCCGCTGATTCTGTATATGGCAGGGGTTGATAATGTACCTGAGGAATTGTATGAATCTGCAAAGATTGACGGAGCAAATTTTCTTCAGATCTTTTTCAAAATTACGGTTCCAATGGTTATTAATACGACATTATTGATTGTAGTTACATCGACCATTGCAGTTTTCCAGATATTTGTGGTTATATATTTAATGACACACGGTGGGCCTTACCATGGAACTGATACACTTGTCTTCTCGATTTATAATACGGCGTTTGAAACAGGTCCATATTTTGGCCAGGCAGCGGCTGAAAGTGTTGTACTTTTCGTATTGATTGCCATTGTTGCCCTGATTGAATTTAGGCTGTTGAAATCCAAATTAGATTAG
- a CDS encoding ABC transporter substrate-binding protein, protein MRKRIMYCVICFMSVVLIMSGCSSSGSADSDKITITYWGAGHVTQENQVMGEWDKKMAKKFEEKHPNVDIKFQRVGGADFTKKVNTAIAADNPPNIIGTNAPLRIMQYARNGLLEPLGEKVLGDRSDWKEDILKNGMYNDELYAVTTVVGPQVLVVNKKIFKDAGKLNLLPDDHNWTWKEFEKASKQVIGDGIYATAFWAKNEQVNQNNLNYLMSFGAEWANDDFSEYLINSKEGAKALSNMVRLVDEGIVAPGPANSDYESGFKLWKQGKLVAFWAAPGEMFNVDNPNFEPYPIVPLHAEGVKPGVPVTGEQGIAIFKNDDPEVTKWAKKYVKFVTSTEAIKETAKGWLYLPARKSSEYSMDKEKFKAFNKYLELYGSLEKEQTGKFVPWFPELRMSIFPNLQAAYLHEKTPQEALDTIVEKGNKLAAEQKEK, encoded by the coding sequence GTGAGAAAGCGTATCATGTATTGTGTAATTTGTTTTATGTCAGTAGTACTGATTATGTCAGGTTGTTCTTCAAGTGGTTCCGCTGACTCGGATAAAATTACGATAACATACTGGGGTGCCGGGCATGTAACGCAGGAAAATCAGGTGATGGGTGAATGGGATAAGAAGATGGCTAAAAAGTTTGAGGAGAAGCATCCAAACGTCGACATTAAATTCCAGCGTGTAGGCGGTGCTGATTTTACCAAAAAGGTTAATACCGCAATTGCTGCTGATAATCCACCAAATATTATTGGCACCAATGCTCCATTAAGAATCATGCAATATGCGAGAAATGGATTGCTTGAGCCGCTTGGAGAAAAAGTGTTAGGCGACCGTTCAGACTGGAAAGAGGACATATTAAAAAATGGTATGTATAACGATGAACTGTATGCAGTAACCACTGTTGTCGGCCCACAAGTGCTGGTGGTAAACAAAAAGATTTTCAAGGATGCAGGTAAATTGAACCTGCTGCCGGACGATCATAATTGGACATGGAAAGAATTTGAGAAAGCAAGTAAACAGGTGATCGGTGACGGTATTTATGCTACGGCATTCTGGGCTAAAAATGAGCAGGTTAACCAAAATAATCTGAATTATTTGATGAGTTTTGGTGCTGAATGGGCAAATGATGACTTTTCAGAGTACCTAATCAACAGCAAAGAAGGTGCAAAAGCATTATCGAATATGGTGAGGTTGGTTGATGAGGGAATTGTTGCTCCTGGACCAGCCAATTCAGATTATGAGTCAGGGTTTAAATTATGGAAACAGGGTAAGCTGGTGGCATTTTGGGCAGCACCTGGTGAAATGTTTAATGTGGATAATCCTAATTTTGAACCATACCCAATTGTACCGCTGCATGCGGAAGGTGTTAAACCGGGGGTTCCAGTTACAGGTGAACAGGGAATTGCGATTTTCAAAAATGATGATCCTGAAGTAACCAAATGGGCCAAAAAATATGTAAAGTTTGTCACATCAACTGAAGCAATTAAGGAAACGGCAAAGGGATGGCTGTATTTACCTGCCAGAAAATCATCAGAGTACTCGATGGATAAGGAAAAATTCAAAGCCTTTAATAAGTACCTTGAATTATATGGCTCGCTTGAAAAAGAGCAGACCGGAAAGTTTGTGCCTTGGTTCCCAGAATTGCGTATGTCAATCTTCCCGAACCTGCAGGCTGCATATCTTCATGAAAAAACACCGCAAGAAGCACTTGATACCATTGTTGAAAAAGGAAATAAACTGGCTGCAGAGCAAAAGGAAAAATAA
- a CDS encoding N-acetylneuraminate lyase has product MQGIFSALMCAFTEEGDIHEAGLRQIVRYNIDQCQIDGLYVNGSTGENFMLSTDEKKRIFKVVKEEVGSEVKLIAQIGSINIREAIELAQYATTLGYDAISAVTPYYYKFDFDEIKEYYNTITSHTDNKLIVYSIPGLTGVDLSLDQFEELFRNEQIIGVKFTAPDFFLLERLRHRFPDKFIYSGFDEMLLSAAVLNVDGAIGSTYNINGEKAKQILTLAKEGNIEEARLLQKETNNLISGILENGLYPTIKEMLKYKGVDAGFCRPPTKTLTRNGEEQARVLAKRFLQ; this is encoded by the coding sequence ATGCAGGGAATTTTTTCCGCATTAATGTGTGCGTTTACTGAAGAGGGAGACATACATGAAGCTGGATTACGGCAAATAGTCCGTTATAATATTGATCAGTGCCAAATAGATGGTCTCTATGTAAACGGCAGTACAGGTGAGAATTTTATGCTTTCCACTGATGAAAAGAAACGGATTTTTAAAGTTGTGAAAGAGGAAGTTGGTAGTGAGGTCAAGTTGATTGCCCAGATTGGATCCATCAACATACGGGAGGCAATTGAACTGGCACAATATGCTACCACTCTTGGTTATGATGCCATCTCTGCCGTAACACCATACTATTATAAGTTTGACTTTGATGAAATAAAAGAGTATTACAACACGATAACTTCTCACACAGATAATAAATTAATCGTTTATTCGATTCCCGGCTTAACGGGGGTGGATTTGAGTCTTGATCAATTTGAAGAATTATTCCGGAATGAACAAATCATTGGGGTTAAATTTACAGCTCCGGATTTCTTTTTACTGGAGCGGCTAAGACACCGGTTCCCTGATAAATTCATATATTCCGGTTTTGATGAAATGCTGTTGTCTGCAGCTGTACTGAATGTGGATGGTGCAATAGGAAGCACTTATAACATCAATGGAGAGAAAGCGAAACAGATTCTTACCCTAGCCAAAGAAGGCAATATTGAGGAAGCTCGATTATTACAGAAAGAAACCAATAATTTAATTTCAGGAATACTTGAAAACGGGTTATACCCGACTATTAAAGAAATGTTGAAATATAAAGGAGTTGATGCTGGATTTTGCAGACCACCAACTAAAACGCTTACAAGGAATGGGGAGGAGCAAGCCAGGGTATTGGCGAAGAGATTTTTACAGTAA
- a CDS encoding N-acetylmannosamine-6-phosphate 2-epimerase, protein MQKENLLKRLKSGLIVSCQALSDEPLHSSYIMSRMAVAAQEGGAVGIRANSGADIQKIKGEVNLPVIGIVKRVYEDSPVFITPSMDEVDEIVHAGADIIALDATNRMRPGNMNLKQFYSRIRKCYPDVLLMADISTFEEAVAAYQLGFDIVATTLSGNTPETKVHPLPDLLLVKKMVQNLDIPVFAEGGIWEPADMQTAFDYGAHTCIIGSAITRPQLITRRFVNHIQMKKAEKH, encoded by the coding sequence ATGCAGAAGGAAAATTTGTTGAAAAGACTAAAATCCGGCTTAATTGTTTCCTGCCAGGCTTTATCTGATGAGCCGCTCCATAGTTCTTATATTATGTCCAGAATGGCGGTGGCAGCGCAGGAGGGTGGGGCAGTCGGAATCAGAGCCAATAGTGGAGCGGATATTCAAAAGATCAAAGGCGAAGTGAATTTGCCAGTGATCGGGATTGTGAAACGAGTTTATGAAGACAGTCCCGTATTTATAACACCTAGTATGGATGAGGTTGACGAGATTGTTCATGCGGGAGCAGATATCATTGCTCTGGACGCGACAAACCGGATGCGGCCAGGTAATATGAATCTGAAGCAATTTTACTCAAGAATTAGGAAATGTTATCCGGATGTCCTGTTAATGGCGGATATTTCAACATTTGAGGAGGCAGTTGCAGCATATCAACTCGGGTTTGATATAGTGGCAACTACTTTATCAGGTAATACGCCGGAAACAAAAGTCCATCCATTACCGGATTTATTGCTAGTAAAGAAAATGGTACAGAACCTTGATATTCCGGTTTTTGCGGAAGGAGGTATCTGGGAGCCTGCAGATATGCAAACGGCTTTTGACTATGGAGCCCATACCTGTATTATCGGTTCCGCTATTACCCGTCCGCAATTGATTACAAGAAGGTTTGTGAATCACATTCAGATGAAAAAGGCTGAAAAACATTAA
- a CDS encoding STAS/SEC14 domain-containing protein gives MLEITGEAKGEILEVTTEETATRDDLQRFEKALKAKKLQEQPVNILFIFKNIDGNTPKAMLEGWKIATHLKSIKKSAIVADETFVGLNKNIENLIPGVEINQYPMEEMEVAKEWLREDYS, from the coding sequence ATGCTTGAAATAACCGGAGAAGCAAAGGGCGAAATTCTGGAAGTAACCACCGAGGAAACAGCGACACGGGATGACTTGCAAAGGTTCGAAAAGGCGTTAAAAGCTAAAAAGCTTCAGGAACAACCCGTTAATATCCTGTTTATTTTCAAGAACATTGATGGCAACACCCCAAAAGCAATGCTGGAAGGCTGGAAAATTGCCACCCATCTGAAAAGCATAAAAAAGAGCGCTATTGTGGCGGATGAAACGTTTGTTGGTCTTAACAAAAATATTGAAAATCTCATACCAGGTGTAGAAATAAACCAGTATCCAATGGAGGAAATGGAAGTTGCAAAAGAATGGCTTCGTGAAGATTATTCATAG
- a CDS encoding SDR family oxidoreductase, with product MKVLVAGANGHTGQSLIEFLHEAGYEPYGMVRKEEQKQHITDLGGTPVLADLEGDVGHTVKGMDAVIFAAGSGSSTGPDKTTDVDRDGSINLVKATENFGIKKFVMLSSIGAGRDIDQMVQDNENMKHYLQMKKEADEYLMSTELDYTIVRPGGLTHEPSTSKIKVAEEVEFGNVPRSDVAKTMIAAIEQPNAFHKAFEMISGDTQIEEALKSL from the coding sequence ATGAAAGTATTAGTAGCAGGAGCAAACGGACATACCGGTCAATCACTGATAGAGTTTTTGCATGAAGCTGGATACGAGCCGTATGGAATGGTTCGTAAGGAAGAACAAAAACAGCACATCACGGATCTTGGCGGTACTCCGGTATTAGCTGATCTGGAAGGTGACGTTGGTCATACCGTAAAAGGAATGGATGCGGTTATCTTTGCTGCTGGTTCCGGAAGCAGTACGGGACCTGACAAAACGACTGATGTTGATCGTGATGGCTCCATCAATTTAGTGAAAGCAACTGAAAATTTTGGTATTAAAAAATTCGTCATGTTAAGCAGCATTGGCGCTGGACGTGATATTGATCAGATGGTACAGGATAATGAGAACATGAAGCACTATCTGCAAATGAAAAAAGAAGCCGACGAATATCTGATGAGCACCGAGTTGGATTATACTATCGTACGTCCCGGCGGTCTTACCCATGAACCGAGCACAAGTAAAATTAAGGTGGCAGAGGAAGTGGAATTTGGTAATGTGCCACGTTCTGATGTCGCCAAAACAATGATTGCGGCTATTGAGCAGCCAAATGCATTTCATAAAGCGTTTGAAATGATATCCGGGGATACGCAGATTGAGGAAGCATTGAAGAGTTTATAA
- the rbsB gene encoding ribose ABC transporter substrate-binding protein RbsB: MAAWLKRIGILAVLVILVSACSTQKPGSSDGEESASGGSSDDKVKIGFSISTLNNPFFVTLRDGAQKAAEEAGVELIVTNAQNDASKQLSGVEDLMQQDIDVLLINPTDSEAVVSTIEIANSNDVPVITVDRSADGGEVVSHIASDNVAGGEMAGEFIAKKLENSGKVVELQGVPGASATRERGKGFHNVVDNMKGLKVVASQSANFNRTEGLNVMENIIQSTNQIDAVFAHNDEMALGAVQALEANGMKDVIVVGFDGTDDARKAIKEGRMDATIAQQPTLIGEKAINTAKKVVNGKSVEDFIPVELKMIK, encoded by the coding sequence ATGGCTGCGTGGTTAAAACGAATTGGTATTTTGGCAGTTTTAGTGATATTGGTAAGCGCATGTTCTACACAAAAACCTGGTTCATCTGATGGAGAGGAATCAGCATCCGGGGGAAGTTCTGATGATAAAGTTAAAATTGGTTTTTCCATTTCGACATTGAACAACCCGTTTTTTGTAACATTACGGGATGGAGCACAAAAAGCTGCTGAAGAAGCAGGCGTTGAGTTAATTGTGACAAACGCACAAAATGATGCATCCAAACAATTAAGTGGTGTTGAAGATTTAATGCAGCAGGATATTGATGTATTATTAATCAATCCGACAGATTCGGAAGCGGTTGTCTCGACAATCGAGATTGCCAACAGTAATGATGTACCGGTAATTACAGTTGACCGGAGTGCTGATGGTGGAGAAGTCGTATCACACATTGCTTCCGACAACGTTGCCGGCGGTGAAATGGCTGGCGAATTCATCGCGAAGAAGCTTGAAAACAGTGGTAAAGTTGTTGAACTGCAAGGGGTCCCTGGCGCATCCGCGACAAGAGAACGCGGAAAAGGATTCCATAATGTTGTTGACAATATGAAAGGTTTGAAAGTAGTGGCAAGCCAGTCAGCAAACTTTAACCGAACGGAAGGACTTAATGTTATGGAAAACATTATCCAAAGCACAAATCAGATTGATGCGGTTTTCGCACATAATGATGAAATGGCATTGGGTGCAGTCCAAGCTCTGGAAGCCAACGGCATGAAGGATGTTATCGTGGTTGGCTTTGATGGAACCGATGATGCGAGGAAAGCAATAAAAGAAGGCCGAATGGATGCAACAATTGCCCAGCAGCCTACATTAATTGGTGAAAAAGCGATTAATACTGCTAAGAAGGTAGTAAACGGCAAGTCGGTTGAAGACTTTATTCCTGTAGAACTTAAAATGATTAAATAG
- a CDS encoding ABC transporter permease subunit, with protein sequence MMIALSFLSDAFLTLDNMLNLLRQISVNALIAFGMTFVILTAGIDLSVGSLLALGSVLTAGMLTSGMDPILAVFLGLLIGLALGAFNGLIITKGKVAPFIATLATMTIFRGATLVYTDGRPITGLSDSFAFQMIGGGYVFGIPFPVILMVVIFLILMFILQKTVFGRQVYAIGGNEEASILSGIKADRVKIWVYALTGMLSVLAGIILTSRLNSAQPTAGMMYELDAIAAVVIGGTSLMGGRGRIFGTLVGALIIGVIDNGLNLMNVSSFYQQIVKGGVILLAVLLDRKSN encoded by the coding sequence ATGATGATTGCACTTAGTTTCCTGAGTGATGCTTTCTTAACATTAGACAATATGCTCAACTTACTCAGGCAAATTTCAGTTAATGCGTTAATTGCTTTTGGTATGACGTTCGTTATCCTGACAGCGGGAATTGATTTGTCTGTCGGGTCATTATTGGCCTTGGGAAGTGTACTTACCGCAGGAATGCTTACAAGTGGAATGGATCCTATCCTGGCAGTGTTTTTGGGGCTGTTGATTGGACTGGCACTTGGAGCATTTAATGGACTTATTATTACGAAGGGAAAAGTGGCACCATTTATTGCGACATTAGCCACGATGACTATCTTTCGCGGTGCAACACTGGTTTATACTGATGGACGGCCAATAACAGGTTTGTCTGACAGCTTTGCATTTCAAATGATTGGAGGTGGATATGTTTTCGGCATCCCGTTTCCGGTAATTCTGATGGTTGTTATTTTCCTGATCCTGATGTTTATTCTTCAGAAAACAGTCTTTGGCCGCCAAGTGTATGCAATCGGCGGCAATGAGGAAGCCTCCATTCTATCAGGGATTAAAGCGGACCGGGTAAAAATTTGGGTGTATGCATTAACAGGAATGCTGTCTGTTTTGGCAGGAATCATTTTGACAAGCCGGTTAAACTCTGCACAGCCGACTGCCGGAATGATGTACGAATTGGACGCTATTGCGGCTGTCGTAATCGGTGGTACAAGCTTAATGGGTGGTCGCGGAAGAATTTTTGGAACACTTGTTGGTGCGTTAATAATAGGAGTTATTGATAATGGATTGAATTTGATGAATGTATCATCTTTTTACCAGCAAATAGTTAAAGGCGGCGTTATTTTACTTGCTGTGTTATTAGACAGGAAATCCAACTAA
- a CDS encoding sugar ABC transporter ATP-binding protein gives MISQPFIEMEGIDKSFSGNQVLKNVNFTVHKGEVHALMGENGAGKSTLIKILTGIHKRDQGVVKLNGKEVHFTHPKQAEEKGITIIHQELNIIPHLTVMENMFLGKDITYGKSGVLNTKEMRKQCLANLDKLGVTNINPNDTAGDLSVGKQQMIEIAKALSANAELIVMDEPTAALTDHEIESLFNIVNSLRERGVSIIYISHRMEEIFHICDRITVLRDGQYIGTESIGDTSFEQIVKMMVGRELGQRFPEKLNTPGDAVLEIKDFQRKGLFSNVSFSVKKGEILGVAGLMGAGRSEIMETIFGYAKKTKGSVLLNGKKVSIKHPSDAIKAGIGFITEDRKAKGLIVDFSIRDNISLPNMNEVSRNGVISSKKEQDLITRLVSRLNVKTTGSSQQAKSLSGGNQQKVVIAKWLGIAPKVLILDEPTRGVDIGAKKEIYSIMNELAQNGVAIIMVSSELPEVLGVSDRIMVIREGNIEKIFNRNEADQEKIMTAATGGE, from the coding sequence TTGATTAGTCAACCTTTTATCGAAATGGAAGGAATCGATAAATCCTTTTCCGGAAATCAGGTACTGAAAAACGTAAATTTTACGGTTCATAAAGGTGAAGTTCATGCATTAATGGGAGAAAATGGTGCAGGTAAATCGACATTAATAAAAATTCTCACCGGTATCCATAAACGTGATCAGGGAGTTGTGAAATTAAACGGTAAAGAGGTTCATTTTACCCACCCGAAACAAGCTGAGGAGAAAGGAATAACGATTATCCATCAGGAGTTAAATATCATTCCGCACCTGACCGTCATGGAAAATATGTTCCTCGGAAAAGACATAACGTACGGAAAATCAGGGGTTCTGAATACGAAGGAAATGCGGAAACAATGCTTGGCTAACTTGGATAAATTAGGGGTAACCAACATTAACCCCAATGATACAGCAGGAGATCTGTCCGTAGGTAAACAGCAAATGATCGAAATTGCCAAGGCACTATCTGCGAATGCTGAACTGATTGTCATGGATGAACCTACTGCAGCGTTAACAGATCACGAGATTGAGAGTTTATTTAATATCGTTAATTCCTTACGGGAACGGGGAGTTTCCATTATTTATATTTCCCATCGGATGGAGGAGATTTTTCATATTTGTGACAGAATTACTGTGCTGCGGGATGGTCAGTATATTGGCACGGAAAGCATCGGTGATACTAGTTTCGAACAGATTGTCAAAATGATGGTGGGACGTGAACTTGGTCAACGTTTTCCTGAAAAATTAAATACACCAGGTGATGCGGTACTTGAAATAAAGGATTTTCAACGAAAAGGTCTCTTCAGCAATGTCAGTTTTTCTGTTAAAAAAGGTGAAATATTAGGTGTCGCAGGTTTAATGGGTGCAGGACGTTCAGAAATTATGGAAACGATTTTCGGTTATGCAAAGAAGACAAAAGGTTCGGTTCTGCTGAATGGCAAAAAGGTTTCCATTAAACACCCAAGTGATGCAATTAAGGCTGGTATCGGTTTTATTACGGAAGATCGTAAAGCAAAAGGCCTTATCGTAGATTTTTCCATAAGGGATAATATTTCGTTGCCAAATATGAATGAAGTTTCACGTAACGGTGTTATCTCCAGCAAAAAAGAGCAAGATTTAATTACCAGGTTGGTAAGCCGGTTGAATGTTAAAACAACCGGATCCTCGCAGCAGGCGAAGTCACTTAGCGGAGGAAATCAGCAAAAAGTTGTTATTGCCAAATGGCTTGGTATCGCTCCTAAAGTACTTATACTTGATGAACCGACACGGGGAGTCGATATTGGTGCCAAAAAAGAAATATATTCCATCATGAACGAACTGGCGCAAAATGGTGTGGCAATTATTATGGTGTCGTCGGAACTGCCTGAAGTTCTTGGGGTTAGTGATCGTATTATGGTTATTCGTGAAGGCAATATCGAAAAAATATTCAATCGAAATGAGGCGGATCAAGAGAAAATAATGACTGCCGCTACAGGGGGTGAGTAA
- the rbsD gene encoding D-ribose pyranase codes for MKKSGILNRDIASVLSKMGHTDTLIIADCGLPVPEDTLCIDVSVKYNFPDFLTVLDAVTEDMVIEEMVLAKQMKQSNLKLHNSIKSTYSDLPIQYISHEELKSNIKNARAVIRTGEATPFANAILKSGVPF; via the coding sequence ATGAAAAAATCAGGCATTCTGAATCGTGATATTGCCTCGGTATTAAGCAAAATGGGGCACACCGATACACTGATCATTGCAGACTGTGGATTACCGGTCCCGGAAGATACGTTATGTATTGATGTTTCGGTGAAATATAATTTCCCCGATTTTCTAACCGTACTGGATGCAGTTACAGAAGATATGGTAATAGAAGAAATGGTTCTGGCGAAACAAATGAAGCAATCAAACTTGAAACTTCATAACAGCATAAAATCGACGTACAGTGATCTGCCGATACAGTATATTTCACACGAGGAATTAAAAAGCAATATCAAGAACGCCCGGGCAGTTATTCGCACAGGGGAAGCAACTCCGTTTGCAAATGCTATTCTGAAGTCGGGTGTCCCATTTTAA
- the rbsK gene encoding ribokinase, producing the protein MTDKPTVCIVGSINMDLTVSAKNMPVKGETILGDDFFTNPGGKGANQAVAAARMGASVNFIGAVGDDTFGKTVTDNLKREGVHTEGITTVPDTPTGIANIILSERDNRIIVVSGANNQVTPQLVEEKRKLIEQSDIVLLQLEIPISTIEFTVRIAGEAGVPVMLNPAPFQQLKKSVLCNVSYLTPNELEDDELQKSPFYKQIETGIITTKGEQGAAFTEDGNRQLIAGHHVDVVDTTGAGDTFNGALATEIARGKKLHQAIHTANAAAALSVTKIGAQNGMPTRKQVEEFLQEDEHHEKIRHSES; encoded by the coding sequence ATGACAGATAAACCAACCGTTTGTATTGTGGGCAGCATTAATATGGATTTAACAGTTTCTGCCAAGAATATGCCCGTAAAAGGTGAAACCATTTTAGGGGATGACTTTTTTACCAATCCGGGCGGGAAAGGCGCAAATCAGGCTGTAGCTGCTGCAAGAATGGGAGCTTCCGTAAATTTTATTGGCGCTGTGGGAGATGACACGTTCGGTAAAACAGTGACTGATAATCTGAAACGCGAAGGTGTCCATACAGAAGGAATTACGACTGTTCCTGATACACCTACAGGAATTGCCAATATCATTTTAAGTGAACGTGATAATCGTATAATCGTAGTTTCCGGGGCAAACAATCAGGTAACACCTCAGCTTGTGGAGGAAAAGCGAAAGCTGATTGAACAAAGCGATATAGTGCTGCTCCAGCTGGAAATTCCAATCAGTACGATTGAATTTACTGTCCGGATCGCAGGGGAGGCGGGAGTTCCGGTTATGTTGAACCCGGCACCGTTCCAGCAGTTGAAGAAAAGTGTGCTTTGTAATGTTTCCTATCTGACACCAAATGAACTGGAGGATGATGAATTACAAAAGAGCCCTTTTTATAAACAGATCGAGACGGGGATTATTACCACGAAAGGAGAACAGGGAGCAGCGTTCACCGAAGATGGTAACCGTCAACTCATTGCCGGTCATCACGTTGATGTGGTCGATACAACCGGTGCGGGAGATACATTTAATGGGGCATTGGCAACAGAAATCGCCCGTGGTAAAAAACTGCATCAGGCAATCCATACCGCAAATGCAGCAGCAGCACTTTCCGTAACGAAAATTGGTGCACAGAACGGGATGCCAACCCGGAAGCAAGTTGAAGAATTTCTACAGGAGGATGAACATCATGAAAAAATCAGGCATTCTGAATCGTGA